In Chroicocephalus ridibundus chromosome 2, bChrRid1.1, whole genome shotgun sequence, the DNA window GATCTGAGGGGATTTTTATTGAGGACTAATCACCACAGGTTTCTCAGCCCACTTTGCTCTGGAACGCTCTCCaagctctgtttctctgtttttaggCCATCGCCCAGACCTCCACCACCATGACCCCCACCGTCCCTGCCGTGACAGAAGCCTACACGCGGACTCAGTACTGTAAGTGGCCATGCGAGTGTCCGAAGTCCCCACCTCGGTGCTCGGTAGGCATCAGCCTGGTCACAGACGGCTGCGACTGCTGCAAGATGTGTGCCAAACAGCGTGGAGAAAGTTGCACTGAGGCCGACACCTGTGATTTCCACAGGGGCTTGTACTGTGACTACAGTGGAGACAGACCTAGGTACGAAATAGGAGTATGTGCACGTAAGTGATGTACATATATTTTTGACTTAGATATACACTGGCAGCTCCCCTCGGTCTGAGCAGTGGCTGAGATTTATCTCATTAGATACTTGACTGTACACTCATCAGCTCCTCCGTCCATCCTCTTCCATTTCCTTATTGCTGTCTTCATTCTCAGGGCAGTTGGCTGGATGAGAAATGACATCTGAATTCTTGCTCTTTGAGTTGGCTGCAGCCAAGAGCAAGGAACAACCACCATTTGAGGGTCTTCAGATTTGCAAGCAGATGATTCTGTATTTCCGCTAACAGGAGGAGGTGCTGTAGTGGTTTGGGAATGAAGAAAGGATATGCAGCTGGATTTAAAGACAAGCAATATGGGCGTCTACATGAAAACCATGACATTAAGGAGATGCTTTTGGCTTATTTCCACTAGCGGATCCCTAGGAATGATAGCACGTGGTATCCTGTCAAGGGGTCAGGGTCAGGGATGAGTCATCTCCTAGCAAAGTTTCTCAGTGACAAATTGAGGTCTGAGCCATAATTTTACAACAGTTTCAGTGACATTAGCTGCCATGAAGCAGAAGGATTTCTTCCTGCCTGTCATAACAAACTCTTGGTGGGATAATTCATGTGACTGGAATGTCTTCATTCAAGAAGAAGAGGACATAGAAATGAGGTAGTGTTTTGTGTGTCAAGGATATATTCACTTGTTCTGAGATCCAGAACATGAGGGGAGTCTGATCTGCTCATATATGTCATAAATAGTTGAAAATCATTACTCTAGGAATGATTAAAAGAGAAAGGATCATGAGTACAACCACATAGATAGCTGATCAGAAAAGATGCTAACTGTTGAGCAAGTTATTAGGACACGTTGGTTATGGCTTCAGATTCATAAACAGGGAAAAGCCATTTAGAGAGACAGTCTTCTAGGCTGGAACATAACCGCAAATGATGTAAAGCTGGAAGGCAACCTGGAGGACACCTGATTGCGAGATGAATAGGTAGAATAACCGAtccacagggaagagaaaagattGCAAACAGTGTGATTCAGTAAACTTAGAATATCAGCAGAAGCTTCACCAGGGACAAGTGTGAGGAGTAGAGAGGTTCAGGGTAGCTGGCAGTTTCTCACAGAAATGTTACTAGGGGTTGTTCCTCAGCGGTAGAGGGACGGGAagtgtaataaaaaaagaacttgGCTTTGCATTAGCTCAGCCACAAAGAACAAGCACGTAGAAAGTGCAATCTAACCAGATTTTTGTAGGATATGGGCAAAATAACAGCAAGCGAAGGTATGTGCAAGGAGACGTAAAAACTGTGATTGTCAAGATTAGAAAGGATCCACGGGTAAGAAATGAGGCTATGAGATCATTCAAATGTGTTGTCTGGAGTGTGTGTGGAGCATTCATGGGAGGTCTgtaagaacaggttagacaaacatctgtcaagaATGACATCGTTACAGCTGGCCCTGCACTGGGAGATGAAAACAAGCTGGACGTTTTCTTAAAGCTACCTCAGCCTTCCTAGACCTCTTTAAAGACCTTCATGTTGCtacatgtttatttatttaaatgcttgCTTTCTTAGTTcgattgttggtttgtttgtttgtttgtttttgtagacCTCCCATACATCACAGGCATTCAGTATGCCCATGGCAACAGCACTGTGATGTGGGACTGATCCCAGCTTCCCCGGTCAGGTCTGGAAGGATTCCCAACCCAATGCACTTTTACATCCCTATTGTGATGACAATATATCCCCTATTCTGTGACATTTATGGTTGTATGGTAAGGGGCATTGTGGCCCTGAGGGACAGGAGAAGTAGATCTTTCCATGGTTAGGAAATGAAGCGGCTTGTCTCTGGCTGCCATAGAAATCTGCGGTCTTCCTCTTGCTTTCAGCATCCAAGTAAAGGCACACAACAGCTTCTGCTGACATCTTCTTTCTCATGCACTGGGTGATATATAGACTGCATCACTCCACTCTGAGTACACCAGCTAGTGCCCTGACCGCAAGAGCAAGACTCCTGTGCTGGGTGTTGGGGATTAACTGCTGTGAGGAATTTGCTTTGCAACTGGATGCCAAAAGCTATGTCTAGAGAGTGCAGTGCAGGCAGGACTACAGAAACAATATAATCTGTGGAAAATAAAGATCCTGAAAGAGTTAGGAACTGGTGTTGGTAAAGGGAAGGGGGTGAAACTGTGGGAAATTCCGGCTGTATCTAGACTGGCATGCTGAGGTGTGTCCCAGGACACCTGGATGTCACATAGGAGCCCGCTGGGAGTCACTACAGCTCTCACGTTGTTGTtggctgcagagacagcagggTGCTGACCACAGGCCCAGGGGGGAGGCAGGTGTGCATGTGGGGCCAGGAACTGTGAACTGCTCCCAAATTGCCTGATTTAGACACAGATTCAGCATGGTTCTGCATGAAGGCATTCAACAGCCCCTTTGTCTATGTTTGGGGGTGTCCTCATGATGAACCTCTTGATGTATGAGACCTGCAGGAGGCTGAGTTAACACAGCCCGGGAGGAATATGCTGGTAGCAAAACACcaggaaatacagcattttcttgGACCGTCATAATCCATGTACACACCTAGAAGTTTAACCGAATTCTCAGCTCTGGCTCCAGCACTGAGTAACGTCTCTTCAATGCAAAGGCTGAAGCCATTTATCAAAATTGGAGACAAGCATGAACTGGAGATCTGGATCTGGGCTTCAAATTCCAACAAGTCCCATTTCTGTGAAGAAGAAGGGGTTTGAGTTTGGTGTTTTCATTCAGCCCATTCTCAAAATAGGAAGCCTTTGCAATATTTTAATCCAGCATCTCAACACGAGTTGGCCCTGACGCAGCCACATTGCAGCTCCATTTCCGACCAGACTTAAAAGTGGCGCAAACTGATGGCTGCGTGTGCACTGCCTCCGTGTGACCAAATGAGAAACTGAGGCTTGGAGTTTCCATTAGAAGATTTCTGCCACTGATTCCAAATAATTGTCCATAACTCCGAAACAGCAAAGTTGCTACCTTATGGGACTTGTGTCTGATTTCCTGAATCAATGTGATTCTTGTTCACAGCCAATCAaaaagcttgatttatttttttttttgtgattttgtttaaaaatatacatcAAATACTAATTTTCATGGCTTTATAATGTGTTCCTTCGTTTTCCAAGAAAACTATTCAGGGATAAACTGGGTGGGATCTAGTTGCCTAAATATAGGAATCCAGTGCCATTTTAGGTGCTCCTTTGCTAGTTTTGTCTATCTTCCCGCTTCTGCTTCAGGAAGGTACAGATGTTGTGCAGAGCTGCGACATAATTGCAGCTCCACATATTCCTCTCACATTCCTGAAAACCTCAAATTTCACTCAGTATCTCTTTCAATTGCTTGTATTTCTGCTACTGCAAATAACTTTTACCAGCATGCCATGAAATGATTTTTTAAGTGAGCATTTGTGgataaaacttgttttattttctaaattctttttttttttccataaagcattgaaatttttattttttttattttttttttttttgctgtgattcaGAATGAAAGCAGTTTCCTAGATGGCATGACCACATTTGGCTCAGCATCACGCTGAGCACATCGCCCCACAGCACTGCTGTGTCTCCACGTTGGCTCCATTAGCCCGGGGAACAGCTTGGTAAAGAAACACATCAGCACCCTTTGTTGCCAATAGTATTTTAACAGTGccctgtgtgtttttctttttctttccctttcctttcagagATTGTCGGTGTAGGATGTGTCCTCAACGGAGTCAGGTATAACAATGGGGACACGTTTCAGCCCAACTGCAAATACAACTGCACGTGCATCAACGGGGCTGTGGGCTGTATTCCCATGTGCACAAACTCACGCCCTCCCCTCGTCTGGTGCCCAAACCCAAAGCTGATTAAGATGGCAGGGAAGTGCTGCGAGCAGTGGATTTGTGATGACTCCAAGAAAATCAGGAAGACGTCTCCACGCCACATCTCCTCTGCAGGTATGGTGGGAGTGAGGTGGACCTCTCCTTTGCCGTTGGGCATCTGAAGTCAGAGTCTCTACAACCAAAGTACCAGCTTGTACTGCCAGACCTGGCAGGCGCCTAGTCTTTGTGGGAACAAGGCACAGAGACTCCCGTACAGCATGTAGTGAAGGACAGGACATGCAAACGCCAGTGGCGTGCTTGAAGTCCCCAGCAGCAACATGAGATTCATCAAACACGCTTCTGTGACAAAGCCCCCTTTGAAGAACACATCCGCTGGCACTTTGAAGATGTCACAAGTCCTTTTtacttagccttttttttttttttttatttttcagtctgggCCCTCTGGAAAACAGAATGGGCTCAGTTTAATTTTTGCCTGGATTATACTGCTTTAGTAGTATGATTTTAAAGCCCCTGTATCTTAGTAGTCCCAAACTTACAAAACATCTTGAAAACAGTTGTGATGGTGGAAGTTTCACTGCCAATTTGCCTAAATTGTCTTTGTGTTAGTATAGCTTTTCAGTGATTCCGGACTGATTACATTATTGAACTACCTGTCTTATGTATCACATAAGGAATCTTCTTTCATCACACTTGCATTCATAGTGAGGATCGTATAACATGGTCCCAAACGTTTAAGATGGGCTCACCTTGCCATATGTCTTAATTTTATCCTCATCACACCCTGTGTTTCAATTTAGTGACATTAGCCCCATTAGCCCCATTTTACAGACTGTCTcacaaaagcagagctgcaggagacaGAGGAAGCTGCTTGCAAATCAGGATTTTGGTTCCTTGATGGTAAGGTTTTTTCCCAGTCATTGGTCTGCATTTTTGTCGCACAAAACAAAGCCTCAGTCTCCATTTTGTAGGTTAAACCCACCAGAGTTCAGGGCTCACTTCTGGTAGCTTTGAACTGTGAGGTAGGTCCAAACTCAAAACATCTCCTGATGAAATTGGCCTTATGTCTTCATGGCCTGTGTCCCAAAATGGGCATAACACAGCTTTCCTTGCCTGACTTTTCCTCTTATAAGGAGAAGTCTTACAGAAGTGAGACTagaatttattatatttaataattaatgtAATAATAAATAGGATAGTGAGCAAGCTCAACGCAGCAGAGGTTTGACTGTGGGCTGTACTGTGAGTTGCAGACCAGTGGGGACTTTGGCCGAGGCTGTGAAGGAACCTGAACTGGGGTTGTCGGCTGCTTTCAAAACAGAGCCCACCCTTTCTTCAAGTGGCTGCCGAGCTCCCCGAGAGCTATTCAAGCTGCTCTTCCTCCCACTGAAAGGCTGTGGCTGCTTCCCAAGCCCCTCGGCCATCCAGCAAAGACTGTCAGCCACTTTCTGCTACAGAGAATCAATTGAATGGGCTCAGAAATAAACCTTCACGGTGAGATCAGATTCTCATCCCTTTTCTGCACTGGCTGGCTCAGGCCTCTGTAATTAAGTGTTTGTATTGTGGCAGCACCTGGGGGTCCCAGACAAGGACCCCCTTGTGCGATGCTGCACAAGAAACAAGCCCTGGCCCCGAGCGCTCACAGCACTGGAGGGTCTGACACAAGTAGGTCAGTGGCAAAGGGGGTGGGATGAGGAGGTTCACAGGAATGCTGAGCCACTTCGCTGTGATTTAATTATTTGGGTTAGTGGCCTGAATGCGTAATGAGCTGGGGAGAGGGCGTTTAATATGGAAAGCTGCCCTGGCTGAATAATGTGGGGTTAATCTGGTCTCTGCAGCGTACGAGGGAGAGGACGAAGCCTGGCAGAAGAACTGCATCGTTCACACCTCACCCTGGAGTCCCTGctcaaagacctgcgggctgggCATCTCCACCAGGATATCCAATGACAACGACCAGTGCCGGCTCCTGAAGGAAAGCCGCCTGTGCAACATGCGACCCTGCGAGGTGGATATAACCAAGCACATTAAGGTGGGGACTCAGTTTCTCAATGCACCCCTTGAGCTTTGCCTGGACACGGGGTCAGCCTTTGCTCGTCAGCATTCAGGCCTCTGAGGGCTGCACTTCCACATGGATTTACTGTGCTGCAGAGAGGTCCAAAACGTGTCCTCCCTGTACTACCACACGCTGATATGAAAACCTTCCCCTGAGAGCTGTAATTCCAGCCAAGAGGTCCTTGCAAGGAAAGGCAAGCCAAGCCCACGGCACTCACTGTTGGTTTGGACAGACCTATGACTCAGCTAGTGGAAAAGCAATGCTGCACTGCTGATCAAGGCTATGAACTGTGTTTTGCAAGTATCCTGCTTGCAGCTTCTGGGTGCATATGTCTAAATGTGTAAAACTGCCACACCCTCTAGATCAGGGCTGTAAAATGCTTCAAAACCCTTTAAATATTGGGAAGGTGGTTTGCATGTCCTACCTGTGTCAGCAATGAATATTAAcctgtctctttttctgttcctctctgaTCTAGCCTGGGAAGAAGTGCTTGGCTGTCTACAGGGCCAATGAACCAACGAACTACACCATCTCAGGATGCGTGAGCAAAAGTCCATACAGACCCAAATATTGCGGCGTCTGCACAGACAACAGGTGCTGCACACCCTACAAGTCCAAGACTATTGAAGTGAGGTTTCAGTGCCCAGATGGAACTGAGTTTTCCTGGAAAATCCTGTGGATCAATGCTTGTTTTTGCAACCTGAACTGCAAGAACCCAAATGACATCTTTGCCGACTTGGCGCATTACCACGATTACTCTGAAATCGCTAATTGAATTGGCTGAATGCTGGAATTGACCCATTGCTCTGATTTTAcagaggttttaaaataaaaggagaatcTTTCATCCACTGCCAATGtacaatttgtttttttcctgagttagGATGTCAAATCTCCTTGTTTTGCCACACTGTTTTCAGAGAGGCCTTGAACAAGCAGGGTTTTCAAGTCAGACCTCTATCCATTAATGGCAGCCAGAAATTCCTCTATGCACAGATTCCAGACATAAATGACAGTCCTGTTGGGACTGCCATTTATTAGGCCAGCAGTTTAATTGCCCAAAGGACAGAACAGTACACTAATATGACAGCAAAAATATGGCTGTCAGTAGCTTAGACATGAGCCTCAGACATCATTACTGTCATTTCTTGAATAACGTGGTCTAAGCTGGAACATGAGCATTGGcgtatatgttttattttcaacatCAGACTTCAGTCTTTGATGCTGGTGACCCTCAAGACTAGACTCTGGTCTCTGTCACACTGAGATCTGTCCTAGAAATTCTCCCTCTGTCATTGTCAGTCAGATCCCACTCCATGGTGAAGTTCATGGGAAGAACCTAGGGTTTCTCCTTAAATCTCTGTGCAAGGAGTCTCTGTTTCACTGCACTAGGATGGGACAAAGATCCTCTGTGTCCTGCTCTCCTTGGGCTCACCCTGATCTCTTGCACCAGGgatatttttacagtttctttaCCAGCTCTGATCTTCATCAGCCTGAATGCTCTGAATCCAAAAATGACCACCCCAGAGCTCGTATTTTCAAAATAGATCTTCTTGCTCATGCATTACATACCGCttgtaggttagctctgcagaccTGAAGAAAGCAAGATGAAGGACAAGACCTCATAGGCCCGTT includes these proteins:
- the CCN4 gene encoding CCN family member 4 — protein: MRWLLPWILATSSILQAIAQTSTTMTPTVPAVTEAYTRTQYCKWPCECPKSPPRCSVGISLVTDGCDCCKMCAKQRGESCTEADTCDFHRGLYCDYSGDRPRYEIGVCAQIVGVGCVLNGVRYNNGDTFQPNCKYNCTCINGAVGCIPMCTNSRPPLVWCPNPKLIKMAGKCCEQWICDDSKKIRKTSPRHISSAAYEGEDEAWQKNCIVHTSPWSPCSKTCGLGISTRISNDNDQCRLLKESRLCNMRPCEVDITKHIKPGKKCLAVYRANEPTNYTISGCVSKSPYRPKYCGVCTDNRCCTPYKSKTIEVRFQCPDGTEFSWKILWINACFCNLNCKNPNDIFADLAHYHDYSEIAN